A stretch of the Uranotaenia lowii strain MFRU-FL chromosome 3, ASM2978415v1, whole genome shotgun sequence genome encodes the following:
- the LOC129756747 gene encoding chymotrypsin-like protease CTRL-1, with protein MASRTGAMGSKVINEDRGFPKSIFLYLLVIQAVCCCFVYSEKVECGQRERSLLGLITQGTNTREGDWPWHGAIYRRKFSVFSEAYICGGTVISEYFILTAAHCTIPTFLEADMFYVKLGLHNRSSPSENTRVHEVVEVIRHSDFDERTHHNDIALLRLENDIEYSDYIQPICLWPVQRAEDDEVISSSGTVVGWGTGDFSKKTGMEILQYATLSVIDYATCLASNEKHFKKYLSKDKSQFCAGNKNMTNVCDGDSGGGIYFRLGSSWYIRGLVSNGVKSDEDNRCDPSQYAIFSNIPFYLKWISNHQEKAKQRNLLNLGNCGLDSHNMTVKESEKPLFLQYPWTAMLEFQVLGTPYVKTMCNGALIHQRYVLTVGHCVGETSMQLKL; from the exons ATGGCATCACGCACCGGTGCCATGGGATCAAAGGTTATCAATGAAGACAGGGGATTCCCCAAGTCGATCTTCTTGTATCTGTTGGTGATTCAAgccgtttgttgttgttttgtttattcTGAGAAAG TTGAATGCGGCCAAAGGGAAAGGTCTTTACTGGGTTTAATAACCCAAGGCACGAATACGCGCGAAGGTGACTGGCCGTGGCATGGAGCCATATACAGACGAAAATTTTCGGTATTCTCGGAGGCATACATCTGCGGAGGAACTGTTATAAGCGAATATTTTATCCTGACAG CTGCCCACTGCACGATTCCCACATTTTTGGAAGCGGATATGTTCTACGTAAAACTTGGATTGCACAACCGCAGTTCGCCGTCCGAAAACACTCGAGTACACGAAGTTGTAGAGGTGATTCGTCATTCCGACTTCGACGAGAGGACCCATCACAATGATATAGCATTATTACGATTGGAAAATGACATCGAATACTCGGATTACATCCAACCTATTTGTCTGTGGCCTGTACAGAGAGCTGAAGACGATGAGGTTATCAGTTCTTCCGGAACGGTTGTTGGTTGGGGAACGGGTGATTTCAGCAAAAAGACTGGTATGGAAATTCTTCAGTATGCAACTCTATCGGTAATAGATTATGCTACTTGTTTAGCAAGTAACGAAAAGCATTTCAAAAAGTATCTATCGAAAGACAAAAGCCAATTTTGCGCCggtaacaaaaatatgacaaatgtttgCGACGGAGATAGCGGAGGAGGAATATATTTTAGACTTGGATCGTCTTGGTACATCAGAGGTTTAGTAAGCAATGGGGTTAAATCTGATGAAGATAATCGCTGCGATCCTTCACAATATGCCATATTTTCCAACATACCGTTCTACTTGAAGTGGATCAGCAATCATCAAGAAAAAGCAAAACAGAGGAATTTGTTGAACCTAGGGAATTGTGGCCTCGACTCGCATAATATGACGGTAAAAGAGAGTGAGAAACCTCTATTTTTACAATACCCATGGACAGCCATGCTGGAATTTCAAGTATTAGGTACGCCGTATGTCAAAACAATGTGTAACGGTGCATTAATACATCAACGATACGTTTTGACGGTAGGACATTGTGTGGGTGAAACATCTATGCAGCTGAAGCTGTAA
- the LOC129752833 gene encoding uncharacterized protein LOC129752833 yields MASYHYGEKAMECDHRSRATLESPEPFNIFYQNVGGVNSCLIDYLLATSCSCYDVIAFTETWLNDRTLSSQIIGPDYAVFRCDRSPRNSKKSTGGGVLLAVKSTFPAQPIEDDSWDNLELVWIRIDFGDRKLYLCVVYVPPDRSGDLALAESFSLCLSKVSSICSPADDILIIGDFNLPGLKWCSSPSGFLFPDPARSSFSASSNIFLDSLSTATLRQINKIENENGRMLDLCFVNEGIKNPAIESAPASLVKTVPHHPALVISLDITKIHGSEEKIASFYHDFKNVDFEAISLVLQSVDWEAELDFSNPNAAAETFANILNYIIDRHVPKRSTATNLRTPWVTGSLRRLKTAKQRALRNYNKHKSFYTKDIYRKLNSAYKKASKRCYQNYINRLQQNFKSSPKSFWKHVKNQRRESGLPSHMFLNSDTVNSDPEICDLFAEKFSSIFTTGSISPEQLARANLPLWKACFRSYRLNGRHPPTRAEDRELTGDRSRHDSLAVACECKHD; encoded by the exons atgGCATCTTACCATTACggtgaaaaggccatggagtg TGATCATCGATCCCGCGCTACGTTGGAATCGCCCGAACCCTTCAACATTTTTTACCAGAACGTCGGTGGTGTTAATAGTTGTTTGATTGACTACTTGTTGGCGACTTCGTGTTCCTGCTACGACGTCATTGCCttcaccgaaacctggctcAACGACCGGACCCTCTCTAGTCAGATTATCGGCCCAGATTACGCAGTGTTCCGTTGCGACCGTAGTCCTCGTAACAGCAAAAAGTCTACtggtggtggagtgttacttgccGTAAAATCTACGTTTCCAGCTCAGCCGATTGAAGACGATTCCTGGGACAATTTAGAACTTGTTTGGATTCGTATTGATTTCGGAGATCGAAAACTCTACttgtgcgtagtgtacgtgcccCCTGACCGTTCTGGAGACTTGGCTTTAGCCGAATCTTTTTCGCTCTGCCTCTCTAAAGTAAGCTCGATTTGCTCTCCGGCAGACGACATACTCATCATCGGTGACTTCAATCTACCtggtttgaagtggtgctcctCCCCAAGCGGCTTTTTATTTCCGGATCCTGCTCGTTCTTCATTCTCGGCATCCTCCAACATCTTCCTAGACTCCTTGAGTACCGCGACTCTTCGAcagatcaacaaaattgaaaacgaaaacggccgtaTGCTTGATCTCTGCTTCGTGAACGAAGGGATCAAGAATCCGGCGATTGAATCTGCTCCTGCTTCTCTTGTTAAAACTGTCCCGCATCATCCAGCCTTAGTGATTTCACTCGATATCACTAAAATACACGGCTCAGAAGAGAAAATCGCTTCCTTCTATCACGATTTTAAGAACGTTGACTTCGAAGctatatccctcgtcctgcaatCCGTGGATTGGGAGGCTGAGCTCGATTTCTCTAATCCCAATGCAGCTGCGGAGACGTTTGCGAACATCCTGAATTATATCATCGATCGTCATGTGCCGAAACGCAGCACGGCTACCAATCTACGGACCCCCTGGGTTACTGGAAGTCTTCGGAGACTTAAGACGGCCAAGCAGCGCGCACTACGCAACTACAACAAGCATAAGTCCTTCTACACTAAGGACATATATCGCAAATTGAATTCTGCCTATAAGAAAGCCAGTAAGCGTTGCTACCAGAATTATATTAATCGGTTACAACAGAATTTCAAAAGcagtccgaaatctttttggaagcacgtGAAAAATCAGCGAAGAGAATCAGGGCTTCCGTCTCACATGTTCCTGAATAGCGACACAGTGAACTCTGATCCCGAAATTTGTGATCTATTTGCCGAGAAGTTCTCTAGCATTTTTACAACTGGATCCATTTCTCCTGAGCAACTGGCTAGAGCT